In one window of Deltaproteobacteria bacterium DNA:
- a CDS encoding alcohol dehydrogenase catalytic domain-containing protein, whose translation MKAAVYRKNEGLAIEDVAMPEIGPRDVLVRVANTGFCGSDHSMLESGSIADGIVLGHEVSGTVAETGREVSGDLVAKRVVIRPTFCGACRDCRMGKPYFCQVNRRSIGIGDLPGGFAEYVKVLPDMLIPVPDGVDSRNAALAEAFAASYHGIACAGGSGGSALVLGGGTIGLALVRLLKLKGFGPVALSEPVEKKRELAVAFGADEAMDPLAGNLGAFVFEKTSGTGFEYVFECSGVGDNVQAALDCCARGGVVCIVSVIMNPVSMLPVTLNFKEVRLTASYSNTHEENTACLDLMARGHLDGRPLITDVISLEELPGVYRRRIRTGEALKVMLAIGEEF comes from the coding sequence ATGAAAGCAGCGGTGTATCGGAAAAATGAAGGCCTGGCGATCGAGGATGTCGCCATGCCGGAAATCGGGCCGCGGGACGTTCTTGTCAGGGTTGCCAACACCGGTTTCTGCGGATCGGACCACTCCATGCTCGAGAGCGGGAGTATTGCGGACGGCATCGTTTTAGGGCACGAGGTCAGCGGCACGGTCGCCGAAACGGGCAGGGAGGTTAGCGGGGATCTGGTCGCAAAGCGGGTCGTGATACGGCCCACCTTTTGCGGCGCATGCCGGGATTGCCGCATGGGGAAGCCCTATTTTTGCCAGGTGAACAGGCGTTCCATCGGCATCGGCGATCTGCCCGGGGGGTTTGCGGAATACGTCAAGGTGCTGCCCGATATGCTCATTCCCGTGCCCGACGGGGTCGATTCGCGCAACGCCGCTTTGGCGGAAGCCTTTGCGGCCTCCTACCACGGAATTGCATGCGCCGGCGGCAGCGGTGGATCGGCGTTGGTGCTGGGAGGCGGCACCATCGGCCTGGCCCTCGTACGCCTGCTCAAGCTGAAGGGCTTCGGCCCGGTGGCCCTGAGCGAACCCGTCGAGAAAAAGAGGGAGCTGGCCGTCGCTTTCGGAGCGGACGAGGCGATGGATCCCTTGGCGGGAAACCTGGGCGCATTCGTGTTCGAAAAGACCTCCGGAACCGGGTTCGAATACGTATTCGAATGCTCGGGCGTCGGGGACAACGTGCAGGCCGCCCTCGACTGCTGCGCCAGGGGCGGCGTCGTCTGTATCGTCAGTGTTATCATGAACCCGGTTTCGATGCTACCGGTGACGCTGAACTTCAAGGAGGTCCGCCTGACGGCTTCCTATTCCAATACCCACGAAGAGAATACCGCCTGTCTCGATTTGATGGCCCGGGGCCATCTGGACGGCCGTCCGCTGATTACAGACGTGATCTCTTTGGAGGAATTGCCCGGGGTGTATCGCCGGCGAATCCGTACGGGTGAAGCCTTGAAAGTGATGCTGGCCATCGGGGAGGAATTTTGA